A genomic segment from Epinephelus fuscoguttatus linkage group LG17, E.fuscoguttatus.final_Chr_v1 encodes:
- the LOC125904887 gene encoding gastrula zinc finger protein XlCGF57.1-like, whose amino-acid sequence MEVREPQSGLNSVSNSRRKAEEKPFSCSECGKGFSIKWHLKRHMMIHTREKTFSCSFCGKAFSERSKLKLHLITHTGKKPFGCSVCGKTFSESGNLTVHMGTHTGKKTFKCAVCEKRFLCKAYLLRHMTVHTGEKPFSCSVCAKKFLCRSHLKRHMTVHTGEKPFSCSLCGKAFSERGKLTLHMKTHTGDEPFRCLVCDKKFLCKAYLERHMRTHTGEKPFGCSVCGKAFSQSGQLKVHVKTHTSEEPFSCLTCGKKFLFKAYLIRHMTMHTGEKPFSCSLCGKSFSEKGNLKSHMRTHTGEKPFSCSVCKKSFTQSGSLYTHMKTHTGEASFSCSVCDKNFSSEKLHRDHKCVGHQASVEDCGGPEPTRNSDPNIEPDTEDKKPDGSLVTEIEVSVDDWKETREPQSGLTF is encoded by the coding sequence ATGGAGGTCAGAGAACCTCAGTCTGGTTTAAACTCTGTCAGCAATTCAAGACGTAAAGCTgaagagaaaccatttagctgctcagAGTGTGGGAAAGGATTTAGTATCAAGTGGCATCTGAAGAGACATATGATGATTCACACACGAGAAAAAACGTTCAGCTGCTCTTTCTGCGGTAAGGCTTTTAGCGAGCGGTCAAAACTGAAGCTCCACCTTATCACTCACACAGGAAAGAAACCATTTGGTTGCTCAGTTTGTGGTAAAACATTCAGTGAGAGTGGGAACCTGACGGTCCACATGGGAACTCACACGGGAAAGAAAACGTTCAAATGCGCCGTCTGTGAAAAACGATTTCTTTGCAAGGCGTATCTGCTGCGACACATGACAGTTCACACGGGGGAGAAACCcttcagctgctcagtgtgTGCTAAAAAATTTTTGTGCAGGTCACACCTGAAGAGACACATGACGGTtcacacaggagaaaaaccGTTTAGTTGCTCCTTGTGCGGTAAGGCATTTAGTGAAAGAGGGAAACTGACGCTCCACATGAAAACCCACACAGGAGATGAACCGTTCAGGTGCTTGGTGTGCGACAAAAAATTTTTGTGTAAGGCGTATCTGGAAAGACATATGAgaactcacacaggagagaaaccgttTGGCTGCTCTGTTTGCGGGAAAGCGTTTAGTCAAAGTGGACAACTGAAGGTCCACGTTAAGACTCATACTAGCGAGGAGCCGTTCAGCTGCTTGACATGCGGTAAAAAATTTTTGTTCAAGGCTTATCTGATACGACACATGACCATGCAtactggagagaaaccattcagcTGCTCACTGTGCGGGAAATCATTTAGTGAGAAGGGGAATTTAAAGAGTCACATGAGAACCCACACCggagagaaaccattcagcTGCTCTGTCTGTAAGAAATCTTTTACTCAGAGTGGGAGtttgtacacacacatgaaaactcACACAGGAGAGGCCAGCTTCAGCTGCAGTGTCTGTGATAAAAACTTCAGTTCGGAGAAACTTCACAGAGACCATAAATGTGTTGGACACCAGGCGTCAGTCGAAGACTGTGGAGGACCAGAACCAACCAGGAACTCAGATCCAAATATAGAACCAGATACTGAGGACAAGAAGCCTGATGGGTCTTTAGTCACTGAGATTGAAGTCAGTGTTGATGACTGGAAGGAGACCAGAGAACCTCAGTCAGGTTTAACCTTCTGA